One window of the Bacteroidales bacterium genome contains the following:
- a CDS encoding DUF86 domain-containing protein — MFKQNDIANLNNIIWAIEKIENSLKSVTSIEEFAQNEEKFDSIIVKLMSIGESADKLSQKLKSKFPSIDWMDMYRMRNIITHSYHSLDESIVWDIALNELPNDKFRSLPFFLRLKRN, encoded by the coding sequence ATGTTTAAACAAAACGACATAGCAAATCTTAATAACATTATCTGGGCTATTGAAAAAATAGAAAATAGCCTGAAAAGCGTAACCTCAATTGAGGAGTTTGCTCAAAACGAGGAAAAATTTGATTCTATTATAGTTAAACTCATGAGTATTGGAGAATCTGCCGATAAGTTAAGCCAAAAACTAAAAAGCAAATTCCCAAGCATTGATTGGATGGACATGTATAGGATGCGAAACATAATTACTCATTCCTACCATAGCCTTGACGAAAGTATCGTTTGGGATATAGCGTTAAATGAACTCCCCAATGATAAATTTAGATCATTGCCATTCTTTCTGAGGTTGAAAAGAAATTAA
- a CDS encoding DUF3857 domain-containing protein, protein MKNILLYILLLICLKTFAQPYDQKFGKISMAEMEMKVCPIDSSAAAVFLFDIGETRFDYNMDKSRFQLLIIRHARVKILSKDGLSWADLSLTLFNENDFEEKLASFKGFTFNLENGKIVKEKVEKSAIFREKKDERRTGVKITFPKVVEGSILEFDYEITSDYTYNLQPWDFQYSIPVLFSQYSIGIPEYYSYKTHISGYEPISVKDEVNYRSIYFNTQERSGGTSLRNAIVKSQTSRAEVKYTEQSKIFTAQNIPGVDDESFVDNLDNYLTKVNFELAWVRYPGQLQENFSTSWAEVSKKLLDERNFGKQLDNGSYLEDDLKAFIGTAESPEEKLAKTVSFIKSRIKWNDKFRLYTENGVKAAYKEGVGNSSEVNLNLVVALRQAGLEAYPVALSTRFHGLVMDWQVTVSGFNHVIAYVKIGEKFYNCDATAPCSMLGLLPTECLNGKARIIDLKNGAWLDLYPKTTSKKSVFAILKVDENNAVTGSVSSTYKDYFALSMAETIKGDDSLKHRKEALIKSFNNSTIDSLKVKIDDNGIAVAKESYNIRTDGTLQENTSIIYLSPMSGFGFGKNPFLKVERKFPVNFTFPRDESVIVRYTFPNGYKIEELPTNISMSMPEGKAKFVITYQVSGNDLVVVSKINIPNTLYLSDDYPALRGFFDEIIKKQNEKVVLTKI, encoded by the coding sequence ATGAAAAATATTTTGCTGTACATTTTGTTGCTAATATGTCTAAAGACATTTGCACAACCCTATGATCAAAAATTTGGTAAAATTTCTATGGCAGAAATGGAAATGAAAGTTTGTCCAATTGATTCAAGTGCTGCGGCCGTTTTCTTATTTGATATTGGAGAAACCCGGTTTGATTATAATATGGATAAAAGTAGATTTCAATTACTAATCATACGGCATGCACGAGTTAAAATACTTAGCAAGGATGGTTTGAGCTGGGCTGATCTTAGTCTAACCCTTTTCAACGAAAATGATTTTGAAGAAAAATTAGCATCCTTTAAAGGCTTTACTTTTAATCTCGAAAACGGTAAAATTGTAAAAGAAAAAGTTGAAAAGAGTGCAATATTTAGGGAAAAGAAGGATGAAAGGCGCACAGGTGTGAAAATTACTTTCCCGAAGGTAGTTGAGGGTTCTATACTCGAATTTGATTATGAGATTACCTCCGATTACACCTACAATCTTCAACCATGGGATTTTCAATACTCAATTCCTGTACTTTTCAGCCAATATTCGATTGGAATACCAGAGTACTATAGTTATAAAACACATATTTCAGGCTATGAACCAATTTCAGTGAAGGATGAGGTGAATTATAGGTCAATTTATTTTAATACCCAGGAAAGATCAGGAGGAACTAGCCTTCGTAATGCAATTGTAAAGAGTCAGACAAGTAGGGCTGAGGTAAAATATACTGAGCAATCAAAAATATTTACTGCTCAAAATATTCCTGGAGTTGACGATGAGTCATTTGTCGATAATTTGGATAACTATTTAACAAAAGTCAATTTTGAACTTGCATGGGTAAGATATCCGGGTCAATTACAGGAAAACTTCTCAACTTCTTGGGCTGAGGTATCTAAAAAGTTGTTAGATGAAAGGAATTTCGGAAAACAATTAGATAATGGTTCATACCTTGAGGATGATTTGAAGGCTTTCATAGGGACAGCTGAAAGTCCTGAAGAGAAACTTGCAAAAACGGTTTCGTTTATAAAAAGTAGAATAAAATGGAACGATAAATTCCGTCTATACACTGAAAATGGTGTAAAAGCTGCATACAAAGAGGGAGTTGGAAACTCCTCGGAGGTGAATTTGAATTTGGTTGTGGCATTGCGACAAGCAGGATTGGAGGCCTACCCTGTTGCTCTTAGTACTCGATTTCATGGACTTGTAATGGATTGGCAGGTAACAGTTTCGGGATTTAATCATGTTATCGCATATGTCAAAATAGGAGAAAAATTCTACAATTGTGATGCAACAGCTCCTTGTAGTATGCTTGGTTTACTTCCTACCGAATGCCTGAATGGTAAAGCAAGAATAATAGACTTAAAAAATGGTGCTTGGCTTGATTTGTATCCAAAAACCACTTCTAAAAAATCAGTCTTTGCAATCCTTAAAGTTGATGAAAATAATGCTGTTACTGGCAGTGTAAGTTCAACGTATAAGGACTACTTCGCTCTAAGTATGGCTGAAACAATTAAGGGTGATGATAGTTTGAAACATAGGAAAGAGGCACTAATTAAATCTTTTAACAATTCTACTATTGATAGTTTAAAGGTTAAGATTGATGATAACGGTATCGCTGTAGCAAAGGAATCCTACAACATTAGGACAGATGGTACATTGCAGGAGAATACAAGCATCATATACCTATCTCCAATGTCGGGGTTTGGTTTTGGAAAGAATCCGTTTTTAAAGGTTGAACGAAAATTTCCAGTCAACTTCACTTTCCCACGTGATGAGTCTGTAATTGTTAGATATACTTTTCCAAATGGCTACAAGATAGAAGAATTACCAACGAATATTTCCATGTCCATGCCAGAGGGTAAGGCAAAGTTTGTTATTACATACCAAGTTTCAGGAAACGACTTAGTTGTGGTGAGTAAGATTAACATTCCAAATACACTTTACCTTTCCGATGACTACCCTGCGCTAAGAGGTTTTTTCGATGAAATTATCAAGAAGCAAAATGAAAAAGTGGTGCTTACGAAAATTTAA
- a CDS encoding DUF3857 domain-containing protein encodes MKKLFSLAFAVFLLSNVVYPQWKSSDIPDSLKRNADAVIRRLATDIKIIGLNKVIVSENIVVTVLNEQGKIYGNFSEYYDKDSRIEYVKGVVCDDHLEVVKRLKRSDFKDQSMVADYSIYEDNRIITYEVFQTSYPFTVEYECRKVLNTAMFIPSWYPQSGYRLGVEKANMKVSCIDSNPLIYKLMNIDKPSKTVDENGFDVFLWDVSNLKPIEKEPYSPSFYEFAPAVIQSVTSFTLGGFYGHMDSWKSYGQWLHSLKLGRSDLSIEAQTKVQELVKNETILRNKVQLIYKYMQSHTRYVSIQLGVGGWQPFPASSVEKNGYGDCKALVNYTYSLLKAAGIKSFYCPIGVGDRKIIFDDFPGAGQTNHIILCVPNGVDSLWLECTSQQYPFAFISHEFQNQKVLLVDGDSSRLVRIPRGVAEKNVQTRLVNIKLDSIGNAEGRMVTKEYSAELENLFPEVWSNKKDQAEIVQRKYRIPGIIYSSIEYQLDDNSEPTGNERISFKVNGYASQTGRRLFIPFNPFSQGSTVPVKVKRRLRDVEIDECFTHIDTITYNIPKGFTIEYSPKPKSISGLFGSYNSIVNVDGDKLITIRKYTQNRGKYPAKEYNNFIDFLLEVSKQDKQSLVLVNK; translated from the coding sequence ATGAAAAAACTATTTAGTCTTGCCTTTGCCGTTTTTTTATTATCGAATGTGGTTTATCCCCAGTGGAAATCGTCAGATATCCCAGATTCTCTTAAAAGGAATGCTGATGCGGTTATTCGACGATTGGCAACTGATATAAAAATAATAGGCCTGAATAAAGTAATTGTATCCGAAAACATAGTTGTCACAGTGCTGAATGAACAAGGAAAGATTTATGGAAATTTTAGTGAATACTATGATAAGGATTCAAGGATTGAATACGTAAAAGGAGTTGTTTGTGATGATCACCTTGAGGTTGTAAAAAGACTGAAACGGTCCGACTTCAAGGATCAAAGCATGGTAGCAGATTATTCAATATATGAGGATAATAGAATTATTACCTATGAGGTGTTTCAAACATCGTATCCGTTTACTGTTGAGTACGAGTGCCGTAAAGTGTTGAATACTGCGATGTTTATTCCTTCGTGGTATCCTCAGAGCGGATATAGGCTTGGAGTTGAAAAGGCAAATATGAAAGTTTCTTGTATTGATTCAAATCCACTTATTTATAAGTTGATGAATATTGATAAACCCTCAAAAACAGTTGATGAGAATGGTTTTGATGTGTTTTTATGGGATGTCAGCAATTTGAAACCAATTGAAAAGGAACCTTACTCACCAAGTTTTTACGAGTTTGCACCAGCAGTTATTCAAAGTGTGACAAGTTTTACGCTTGGAGGTTTCTATGGACACATGGATTCTTGGAAAAGTTACGGACAATGGTTGCATTCACTGAAATTGGGAAGGAGCGACTTGTCTATTGAGGCTCAAACCAAAGTTCAGGAACTTGTGAAGAATGAAACGATCTTGCGTAATAAGGTGCAATTGATTTACAAATATATGCAATCGCATACTCGATATGTAAGCATTCAACTTGGAGTTGGCGGCTGGCAACCTTTTCCCGCATCTTCGGTAGAGAAGAATGGCTATGGTGATTGTAAGGCTCTTGTTAACTATACTTATTCACTTCTTAAGGCTGCTGGTATAAAATCATTCTACTGCCCAATTGGTGTGGGAGATCGGAAAATTATATTCGACGATTTCCCTGGAGCGGGTCAAACAAATCATATCATTTTATGTGTTCCAAACGGGGTAGATAGTTTATGGTTAGAATGTACAAGCCAACAATACCCTTTTGCATTTATATCACATGAGTTTCAAAATCAGAAAGTTTTACTTGTTGATGGCGATTCAAGCCGTTTAGTCCGTATTCCGCGAGGAGTTGCTGAAAAGAATGTTCAAACACGATTGGTCAACATCAAACTAGATAGCATTGGAAATGCTGAAGGTAGGATGGTTACAAAAGAATACAGTGCCGAACTTGAAAACTTATTCCCTGAGGTATGGTCAAACAAGAAAGATCAGGCGGAAATTGTTCAGAGAAAGTATCGAATACCCGGTATAATCTACAGTAGTATTGAATATCAACTTGATGATAATTCTGAACCAACAGGGAATGAAAGAATAAGTTTTAAGGTAAATGGGTATGCATCTCAAACTGGTCGTAGGCTATTTATTCCATTCAACCCCTTTTCTCAAGGAAGCACAGTGCCTGTTAAAGTAAAAAGAAGACTAAGGGATGTCGAAATTGATGAGTGTTTTACTCACATCGATACAATTACTTATAATATACCTAAAGGTTTTACCATTGAGTATAGCCCAAAACCCAAATCGATTTCTGGATTATTTGGAAGCTATAATTCCATCGTAAATGTTGATGGGGATAAACTTATTACGATTAGAAAATATACGCAAAACAGAGGAAAATATCCTGCAAAAGAATACAATAATTTTATTGACTTCCTTTTAGAGGTGTCAAAACAGGATAAACAAAGTTTGGTGCTAGTCAATAAGTAG
- a CDS encoding adenylosuccinate synthase, whose product MKADVLLGLQWGDEGKGKVVDVLTSNYDVIARFQGGPNAGHSLEFNQIKHVLHTIPSGVFHKGTINIIGNGVVIDPIIFTEEIEALSKMGVDLQNTLKISKKAHLILPSHRELDAASEAAKGKSKIGSTLKGIGPTYMDKTGRNGLRVGDILRVDFKERYGNLKNKHKDILKQYNYNSNIERHEDAWFKGVELMKKFELIDSEVTINHMLDNGKRFLAEGAQGSLLDIDFGSYPYVTSSNTVCAGACTGLGIAPSRIGEVLGIFKAYCTRVGSGPFPTEQENAIGEEMRRIGAEFGATTGRPRRCGWLDLVALKYAIMLNGVTSLIMMKADVLDTFDTIKVAVSYKVNGKLTYTMPYEIDTPIEPIYKEFKGWKADVTKIKSENELPERLIEYIRFIETETGVPIKIVSVGPNRDATIIR is encoded by the coding sequence ATGAAAGCAGATGTATTACTAGGACTTCAGTGGGGTGATGAAGGAAAAGGAAAAGTTGTGGATGTATTAACCTCCAATTACGATGTTATTGCTCGTTTTCAAGGCGGCCCCAATGCAGGACATTCTCTAGAGTTTAATCAAATTAAGCATGTATTACATACAATTCCTTCGGGAGTCTTCCATAAAGGGACTATAAATATTATTGGGAATGGAGTTGTTATCGATCCCATAATTTTTACTGAAGAAATTGAGGCTTTATCAAAAATGGGAGTGGATTTACAAAACACACTTAAAATATCAAAAAAAGCACATCTAATCCTCCCATCGCATCGTGAACTTGATGCTGCATCAGAAGCAGCCAAAGGTAAGAGTAAGATAGGTTCTACCCTTAAAGGAATTGGCCCAACCTACATGGATAAAACAGGTCGTAATGGCTTGCGGGTTGGCGATATACTCCGGGTTGATTTTAAGGAGCGTTATGGAAATCTTAAAAATAAACATAAAGACATTCTCAAGCAGTATAATTATAACAGCAATATCGAACGGCATGAAGATGCTTGGTTCAAAGGTGTTGAGTTGATGAAAAAATTTGAGCTTATTGATTCGGAAGTAACCATAAACCATATGCTCGATAATGGCAAACGGTTCTTAGCAGAAGGGGCTCAAGGTTCTTTACTTGATATCGATTTCGGTTCTTACCCTTACGTTACATCATCCAATACTGTTTGTGCTGGAGCATGTACTGGCTTGGGTATTGCTCCATCGCGAATTGGTGAAGTTTTAGGTATTTTCAAAGCATACTGTACAAGAGTTGGCTCTGGACCATTCCCAACTGAGCAGGAGAATGCCATTGGTGAGGAAATGCGCAGAATTGGGGCTGAGTTTGGTGCAACTACTGGTAGGCCGCGCAGATGTGGGTGGCTTGATTTGGTGGCACTAAAATATGCCATCATGCTAAATGGTGTAACCTCGCTAATAATGATGAAGGCTGATGTACTTGACACCTTTGACACAATTAAAGTAGCCGTTTCGTATAAGGTAAATGGCAAATTAACTTATACAATGCCCTACGAAATTGATACTCCTATTGAACCAATTTATAAAGAGTTTAAGGGTTGGAAAGCCGATGTTACCAAAATCAAGAGCGAGAATGAACTACCTGAAAGATTGATAGAATACATAAGATTTATTGAAACCGAAACAGGTGTACCTATAAAAATAGTTTCTGTAGGACCGAACAGAGATGCTACGATTATCAGATAA
- a CDS encoding bifunctional (p)ppGpp synthetase/guanosine-3',5'-bis(diphosphate) 3'-pyrophosphohydrolase yields the protein MNLQTEEEKKNIQEHFEDLLNNCTRCNTEEDKALILKAFNLANEAHKGVRRKSGEPYIIHPISVAKIVTQEIGLGAKSIACALLHDVVEDTDYTVEDMNRLFGPKIASIIDGLTKISGVFDANSSLQAENFRKMLLTIAEDIRVILIKLADRLHNMRTLDSLQPNKQMKIAGETIYLYAPLAHRLGLYAIKTELEDLSLKYRFPQVFEEIQTRVADSEKRRMQLIDNFSIPIINKLDENNIDYEITGRPKSIYSVWKKIQSKNVTFEDIYDLLAIRIIFKPLTNIPEKTQCWHIYSLVTDIYKPKPDRIRDWVSTPKANGYEALHCTVMGPNGQWVEVQIRTQRMDDIAERGFAAHWKYKDVDATNQENELDKWIKRIREMLDNPQSDALEFLDEFKLNLFSSEIVVFTPKGDTKTLPKGATTLDLAYEIHSEIGNKAIGAKVNHKLVPLSYVLNSGDQVEIITATTQKPSWESLNYVITAKAKLAIKATLKAETKNRIEKGQNLIEKKLAELGITPSSRVFKKILPAYDCLSKDELYSKIGSNLISLDDLKKILKKNTKSKWIKYWGLQLSINSLRKKEIDNDEDDENEDWVTNPKIDVKTPYLLRETQDEDPPSYIVAKCCNPIPGDEVIGFITPEENVIIHKATCVEAIRLMSQHGDRIVSAKWTTHKVLSFLARIEVRGMDRIGILSELVKVISDELRVNIRKLHIDSHDGIFDSTIDLYVHNISDLNNLGMNVMKIKGIDSVKRVEKFDD from the coding sequence ATGAACCTTCAAACCGAAGAAGAAAAAAAAAATATTCAGGAACACTTCGAAGACCTTCTTAATAATTGCACCCGTTGCAACACTGAAGAGGACAAGGCGTTAATCCTAAAAGCATTTAATCTTGCCAACGAAGCACATAAAGGTGTTCGAAGAAAATCTGGAGAACCTTATATTATTCACCCTATTTCTGTGGCAAAAATTGTTACTCAAGAAATTGGCTTGGGGGCTAAATCTATCGCGTGTGCTCTACTTCACGACGTAGTTGAAGATACGGATTATACGGTCGAAGATATGAATCGGCTATTCGGACCTAAAATTGCTTCGATCATCGATGGACTTACTAAAATATCGGGGGTTTTTGATGCAAACTCATCATTGCAAGCGGAGAATTTCCGAAAAATGTTGCTGACCATCGCAGAAGATATCCGAGTTATTCTTATTAAACTCGCCGACAGGCTGCACAACATGCGAACACTCGATTCCTTGCAGCCTAATAAGCAAATGAAAATTGCTGGTGAAACAATCTATTTATATGCTCCATTAGCGCATAGATTAGGCCTCTACGCAATAAAAACCGAACTCGAAGATCTAAGTTTAAAATATCGATTTCCACAAGTTTTCGAAGAGATTCAAACAAGAGTTGCCGATAGCGAGAAAAGGAGAATGCAACTAATCGACAACTTTTCGATTCCAATAATTAATAAACTAGATGAGAATAACATTGATTATGAAATAACTGGTCGCCCAAAATCGATTTACTCTGTTTGGAAAAAAATACAATCAAAGAATGTTACCTTCGAGGATATTTATGATCTTTTGGCTATTCGCATAATTTTTAAACCTCTCACTAACATTCCTGAGAAAACCCAATGCTGGCATATATATTCGCTAGTTACAGACATATACAAGCCCAAACCTGATCGTATACGAGATTGGGTTAGCACCCCAAAAGCAAATGGTTACGAAGCATTACACTGTACTGTTATGGGACCAAATGGGCAATGGGTCGAAGTTCAAATACGAACCCAAAGAATGGATGATATCGCTGAACGAGGATTTGCAGCTCACTGGAAGTACAAGGACGTAGATGCTACCAATCAAGAAAATGAACTCGATAAATGGATCAAGCGAATTCGTGAAATGCTTGATAATCCACAATCCGATGCCTTAGAATTTCTCGATGAATTCAAACTTAATCTATTCTCATCTGAAATTGTTGTTTTTACCCCCAAAGGTGATACCAAAACACTTCCCAAAGGTGCTACCACCCTCGATTTAGCCTACGAAATACATTCTGAAATTGGAAATAAAGCCATTGGTGCAAAGGTAAATCACAAACTGGTTCCCCTTAGTTATGTTCTAAATAGCGGGGATCAAGTTGAAATAATTACAGCTACTACGCAAAAACCATCTTGGGAATCATTAAATTACGTAATTACAGCCAAGGCAAAACTAGCAATTAAGGCTACCCTCAAAGCCGAAACCAAAAATAGAATTGAAAAGGGGCAAAATCTTATAGAAAAAAAACTTGCTGAACTGGGGATAACCCCTTCATCTCGTGTTTTCAAAAAAATCCTTCCAGCTTACGATTGTCTTTCTAAAGATGAACTATATAGTAAAATAGGATCAAACCTTATATCACTTGACGATCTTAAAAAGATCTTAAAAAAGAATACCAAAAGTAAATGGATAAAATATTGGGGTCTACAACTATCAATTAACTCCTTACGAAAAAAAGAGATAGACAATGACGAAGATGATGAAAATGAGGATTGGGTAACTAATCCGAAAATTGATGTAAAAACACCGTATCTTCTAAGAGAGACACAAGACGAAGATCCCCCTTCGTATATCGTTGCTAAATGTTGCAACCCTATTCCTGGAGATGAAGTAATCGGTTTTATTACTCCCGAAGAAAATGTAATCATTCACAAGGCCACCTGTGTTGAGGCAATTCGATTAATGTCACAGCATGGCGATAGAATTGTTTCTGCAAAGTGGACTACACACAAGGTTCTTTCGTTCCTCGCCCGAATTGAGGTTCGTGGAATGGATAGGATTGGCATTCTAAGTGAGCTAGTTAAAGTTATATCCGATGAGCTACGTGTCAATATTCGAAAGTTGCATATAGATAGTCACGATGGTATCTTCGATAGTACAATCGATTTATATGTTCACAATATCAGCGACTTAAACAACCTAGGAATGAACGTAATGAAAATTAAAGGTATTGATTCTGTAAAAAGAGTCGAAAAGTTTGATGATTAA
- a CDS encoding SPOR domain-containing protein: MKRIIIPILLISLIVSGCKYFGGKKDTKKVDTLIAWQAKQDSINKVQAALAAKEKEVNDSLQRIQDELSKLKFNVIIGSFKVPTNADSWQQEVNKMGFNSTKIIDSDNGFKLVSIGAFETYSKAFAQIGKINEGKEEPIELWVYESK, encoded by the coding sequence ATGAAAAGAATAATAATTCCTATTCTACTTATATCGCTCATAGTTAGCGGATGTAAATACTTTGGCGGAAAAAAAGATACAAAAAAAGTTGATACTTTAATTGCATGGCAAGCCAAGCAGGATAGTATTAATAAAGTTCAAGCGGCTTTAGCTGCCAAAGAAAAAGAGGTCAATGATTCTCTTCAAAGAATTCAAGATGAACTCTCCAAATTAAAGTTTAATGTAATTATAGGAAGTTTTAAAGTTCCGACAAATGCGGATAGTTGGCAGCAAGAAGTTAATAAAATGGGATTCAATAGCACAAAAATAATTGATTCCGACAATGGTTTTAAATTAGTGTCAATAGGTGCTTTTGAAACCTATAGCAAAGCATTTGCTCAAATAGGAAAAATCAATGAAGGTAAGGAGGAGCCTATTGAACTTTGGGTCTATGAATCGAAATAG
- a CDS encoding MFS transporter has protein sequence MEQIRQTLRDSAAARWTALAVVAFTMLCGYYLTDVVAPLKGLLEGKLGWGSSDFGFFNSAYGWFNVFLGMLIIGGIILDKMGVRFTGLMATIVMVCGTSIKFWAISTHSLDGITWKILSFEAPAQVFIAGLGFAIFAVGVEVAGITVSKIIYKWFKGKELALAMGLEMATARLGTGLAIATSVPIAKAFGVINVSRPILLALILLCIGLISFIMYMFMDKKLDASEVQKTEAQLEEDAFKMSDIIQIITNKGWWYIAFLCVLFYSAVFPFLKFATDLMINKFGVSEELAGSIPSLLPFGTILLTPFFGNLYDRKGKGATIMMIGSLLIISVHALFSVPFLHHWIMAILLILVLGVGFSLVPSAMWPSVPKIIPEKQLGTAYALIFWVQNWGLMGVPALIGWVLEKYCITGQVVRDGLTVNTYNYTLPMMIFTGFGLLALIFAFLLKAEDKKKGYGLELPNMKK, from the coding sequence ATGGAACAGATAAGACAAACTTTACGTGATTCTGCCGCAGCCAGATGGACCGCTTTAGCGGTTGTAGCCTTTACAATGCTATGCGGTTATTATTTGACCGATGTTGTAGCACCTTTAAAAGGTCTACTCGAAGGAAAATTAGGCTGGGGTAGTTCAGATTTTGGATTTTTTAACAGTGCTTACGGTTGGTTCAACGTTTTCTTAGGAATGTTAATTATCGGTGGTATTATCCTCGATAAAATGGGAGTTAGGTTTACCGGTTTGATGGCAACAATTGTAATGGTGTGTGGTACCTCAATTAAGTTTTGGGCTATTTCTACTCATTCACTTGATGGTATCACTTGGAAAATACTCTCTTTTGAGGCTCCTGCGCAGGTGTTTATTGCAGGTTTAGGGTTTGCTATTTTTGCTGTGGGTGTTGAAGTTGCTGGTATTACTGTTTCCAAGATTATTTATAAATGGTTTAAGGGAAAAGAACTTGCACTTGCCATGGGCCTTGAAATGGCAACAGCACGTTTAGGTACTGGTCTGGCCATTGCAACCTCTGTTCCTATTGCAAAAGCTTTTGGGGTTATTAATGTTTCAAGACCTATTTTACTAGCCTTGATTTTACTTTGTATTGGTCTTATCTCTTTTATCATGTATATGTTCATGGATAAAAAATTGGACGCTTCAGAAGTTCAGAAAACTGAAGCTCAATTAGAAGAAGATGCTTTCAAAATGTCAGATATAATCCAGATAATTACAAATAAGGGTTGGTGGTATATAGCATTCTTGTGTGTGCTTTTTTATTCAGCCGTTTTCCCTTTCCTAAAATTTGCGACTGACTTGATGATAAATAAGTTTGGAGTTAGTGAGGAATTAGCTGGATCAATACCTTCTTTGTTACCTTTTGGAACAATTCTACTTACTCCGTTTTTTGGAAATTTATATGATAGAAAAGGAAAAGGTGCAACCATTATGATGATTGGATCGTTACTAATTATTTCGGTTCATGCATTATTTTCGGTTCCATTCCTTCATCATTGGATTATGGCTATTCTGTTAATTCTAGTTTTAGGTGTTGGTTTCTCATTGGTTCCATCAGCAATGTGGCCATCTGTTCCAAAGATTATTCCTGAAAAACAATTAGGTACAGCTTATGCACTTATTTTCTGGGTACAGAATTGGGGTTTAATGGGTGTACCTGCTTTAATTGGCTGGGTTCTAGAAAAATATTGTATAACAGGTCAAGTTGTTAGAGATGGTCTTACCGTAAATACTTATAACTATACTTTACCTATGATGATTTTTACTGGCTTTGGGCTTCTTGCTCTTATTTTTGCATTCTTGTTAAAAGCTGAAGATAAGAAAAAAGGCTATGGCTTAGAGTTACCTAATATGAAGAAATAG
- a CDS encoding transcriptional repressor, whose protein sequence is MTCISTKDTVKKLFIDYLERKGHRKTPERFSILEEIYTHEGHFDIETLYIFMKNKKYRVSRATLYNTIELLLDCGLVVKHQFGKNIAQFEKAYECKQHDHLICTRCGKVIEFCDPRVQEIKNTAGRTMNFRISHHSLYFYGTCNDCINELELTV, encoded by the coding sequence ATGACTTGCATAAGCACCAAAGATACCGTTAAAAAACTTTTTATCGATTACCTCGAGCGCAAGGGTCATAGAAAAACACCTGAGCGTTTTTCTATCCTAGAGGAAATTTATACTCACGAAGGGCATTTTGATATTGAGACCCTTTATATCTTCATGAAGAATAAGAAATACAGAGTTAGCCGTGCTACACTATATAACACTATTGAACTATTACTTGATTGTGGTCTGGTAGTTAAACACCAATTTGGTAAAAACATCGCTCAGTTCGAAAAAGCTTATGAATGTAAACAACACGATCACTTAATCTGCACAAGATGTGGAAAGGTAATTGAATTCTGCGATCCACGTGTACAAGAGATTAAAAACACTGCAGGGAGAACAATGAACTTCAGAATTTCTCATCACTCCCTTTACTTTTACGGAACATGTAATGATTGTATAAATGAACTTGAACTGACAGTTTAA